In Elusimicrobium sp., one genomic interval encodes:
- a CDS encoding NERD domain-containing protein, whose translation MIRKIIFLCCFCLVSLCSLAGEITISNYKGFIGKKIKFADTISKGERYKIANKKFKTKAFAGKTLVISNIELDKRENLVLLLTMELEKGKTKEIKVKTKTQDVELENIKVIWPKIKRQVSQAKINRYTEYTNHDDFSGVWWLGVWWLIILLALLGFFCCYIFNWIQDRKTLEEITEIGIGEKSEERLILMLRNLGYSAEDIYHNLYIPLKNGNFSQIDLLLLTSVGIIVFEVKDYSGWIFGKGNHNQWTQVLNYGKEKHRFYNPIKQNEKHISNLKNYIGKSIPCFSVIVFYGNSELKDISFIPKDTYIAKPRQISNVLDRILAEDRSVFYDINIKKRLSQAVEYGRNDFIKTKHIENIKDMKGEDRLYR comes from the coding sequence ATGATTAGAAAAATAATTTTTTTGTGTTGTTTTTGTTTGGTTAGCCTGTGTTCATTAGCAGGAGAGATAACTATTTCTAATTATAAAGGCTTTATTGGAAAGAAAATCAAGTTTGCAGATACAATTTCCAAAGGAGAAAGATATAAAATTGCAAACAAGAAATTTAAAACCAAGGCATTTGCCGGAAAAACTTTAGTTATATCCAATATCGAATTAGATAAAAGAGAAAATTTAGTTCTTCTTTTAACTATGGAATTGGAAAAAGGCAAAACAAAAGAAATAAAAGTTAAAACAAAAACACAGGATGTGGAACTGGAAAACATCAAAGTAATATGGCCTAAAATTAAAAGACAGGTCTCTCAAGCTAAAATAAACCGATATACTGAATATACCAACCATGACGATTTTAGCGGTGTTTGGTGGCTAGGTGTTTGGTGGCTAATAATACTTTTGGCTCTTTTAGGTTTTTTCTGTTGCTATATATTTAATTGGATACAAGACCGTAAAACTTTGGAAGAAATAACAGAAATAGGAATAGGTGAAAAATCTGAAGAACGCTTAATTTTGATGTTAAGAAATCTTGGATATTCTGCCGAAGACATCTATCACAACCTGTACATACCATTAAAAAATGGGAATTTTTCTCAAATAGATTTACTGCTTTTGACATCTGTGGGTATTATTGTCTTTGAGGTAAAAGATTATAGTGGTTGGATTTTTGGTAAAGGCAATCATAATCAATGGACTCAAGTGCTAAATTATGGAAAGGAAAAACACAGATTCTACAATCCAATCAAGCAGAATGAAAAACATATATCCAATTTAAAAAATTATATTGGTAAATCTATTCCTTGTTTTTCAGTAATTGTTTTCTATGGAAACTCTGAATTAAAAGATATAAGTTTTATTCCAAAAGACACTTATATTGCTAAACCAAGACAAATTTCTAATGTCCTAGATAGAATTTTGGCAGAAGATAGATCCGTGTTTTATGATATAAATATCAAAAAAAGACTATCTCAAGCCGTAGAGTATGGAAGAAATGATTTCATCAAAACCAAGCATATTGAAAATATTAAAGACATGAAAGGGGAAGACAGACTTTATCGTTAA
- a CDS encoding response regulator, with translation MEHNAKILLADDSHAIRFLVSEILTSAGFTVVEAEDGQEAIEKTYKENPDLLILDYEMPRKTGFEVVQEVRSRTGYLHTPIIIFTAVTDKSTKLEGLGLDIDDYLTKPADEDEIVARVKLLLKRNKQKMDCNPLTRLPGNPSIQARVENQIAAGQPFAVLYCDLNNFKSFNDKYGFEAGDRVLKTESEIIVAAATQDPNSFVGHIGGDDFIVVCAFDKAEAIAQEIASKTDQIAPSFYNEEDRKNGYMVSTNRRGETEKFKFLSIGIGVVHNTKKPLTSFAMVSNIGSELKCLAKKHEGGSYYVLDRRAS, from the coding sequence ATGGAACACAATGCAAAAATTCTTTTAGCCGATGATTCGCACGCAATTCGCTTTTTGGTATCCGAAATACTCACTTCTGCCGGGTTTACCGTTGTGGAAGCAGAAGACGGACAGGAAGCCATTGAAAAAACTTATAAAGAAAACCCGGATTTGCTTATCTTGGACTACGAAATGCCGAGAAAAACAGGGTTTGAGGTTGTGCAGGAAGTGCGCAGCCGCACCGGGTATTTACACACGCCTATTATTATCTTTACCGCTGTAACCGATAAATCTACCAAGTTGGAAGGCTTGGGGTTGGATATCGACGACTACCTAACCAAACCGGCCGACGAAGACGAAATTGTAGCGCGCGTAAAATTACTCTTAAAACGCAATAAACAAAAAATGGACTGCAACCCGCTTACCCGCCTGCCGGGCAACCCGTCTATCCAAGCACGGGTGGAAAACCAAATTGCCGCCGGGCAACCGTTTGCCGTGTTGTATTGCGACTTAAACAACTTCAAGTCTTTTAACGATAAATACGGGTTTGAAGCCGGAGACCGCGTGCTTAAAACGGAATCCGAAATTATTGTAGCCGCCGCCACACAAGACCCCAATTCTTTTGTAGGACATATCGGCGGAGATGATTTTATTGTTGTCTGCGCGTTCGATAAAGCCGAAGCCATCGCGCAGGAAATTGCCTCCAAAACCGATCAAATCGCTCCTTCTTTTTATAATGAAGAAGACCGCAAAAACGGTTACATGGTATCCACTAACCGCCGGGGAGAAACGGAAAAATTCAAATTTCTTTCCATCGGTATCGGCGTGGTACACAATACCAAAAAACCGCTCACCTCGTTTGCCATGGTCAGCAACATCGGCAGTGAATTAAAATGTTTAGCCAAAAAACACGAGGGCGGCAGTTACTATGTGTTAGACCGCCGAGCCTCTTAA
- a CDS encoding alpha-D-glucose phosphate-specific phosphoglucomutase has protein sequence MVSELAGTLTKQKIDVDLLRKEFYEPSTTPVPVKFGTSGHRGVLGAGFCAAHARAIAQAVARIHLENSIMGPILVGGDTRLMSHDTALICAEVLTGNGLPVILPDMPLPTPVFSYEIISGRACASLNGTASHNPPQDMGLKYNPSNGGPADSSLTSLIEKYANEYMAKPEEIKSISLEDARKWGLIRQADLVTPYVEALSRFVNFEKIASSPLKFAVHPLGGSSLAFYKAIKEKYHLENLDIVDETQDPTFHFIPIDHDGKIRMDPSSKYPMSPLIDYVKSGKYDFAGASDPDADRFGCATQKGGLISPNHALCVMADYLIRHFRIRDAHSLGRTLGTTSLLDRIADEHGMRLDEVNVGFKYFVEGIVRRRYVLAGEESAGMSVSGWTPEKDGILAVCLLMEIMAAEGDIADLYAKITEKHGTPYYVRVDVPTDDETKARVKALRAKDFAEVYQVAGERVTRVRDTDGIKVYLQSSWFLVRPSGTENILKIYAETFVSQKHLENLIEEAKGLLK, from the coding sequence ATGGTCAGTGAACTTGCAGGAACATTAACGAAACAAAAAATTGATGTAGATTTATTGCGTAAAGAATTTTATGAACCTTCCACAACACCTGTTCCTGTAAAATTCGGTACCTCCGGTCATCGCGGAGTACTCGGTGCCGGTTTTTGTGCGGCTCACGCGCGTGCTATTGCTCAAGCCGTTGCCCGTATCCATTTGGAAAACAGCATCATGGGCCCCATTTTGGTAGGAGGAGATACGCGCCTTATGTCGCACGATACGGCCCTTATCTGTGCCGAAGTGCTGACGGGGAACGGTCTTCCCGTTATTTTGCCGGATATGCCGCTTCCGACTCCCGTTTTTTCGTATGAAATTATCAGTGGCCGCGCTTGCGCTTCCTTAAACGGAACTGCCAGCCATAATCCTCCGCAAGACATGGGGCTTAAATACAACCCTTCCAACGGCGGCCCGGCCGATTCTTCCTTGACCTCTCTTATTGAAAAATACGCCAATGAATACATGGCCAAACCCGAAGAAATCAAAAGCATTTCCCTGGAAGATGCCCGCAAATGGGGGCTTATCCGCCAAGCCGATTTGGTAACCCCTTATGTGGAAGCACTTTCTCGCTTTGTAAACTTTGAAAAAATTGCTTCTTCTCCGTTGAAATTTGCCGTGCATCCGTTGGGTGGCAGCAGTTTGGCTTTTTATAAAGCGATTAAAGAAAAATATCATTTGGAAAATTTGGATATCGTGGACGAAACCCAAGACCCGACTTTCCATTTTATTCCGATAGACCACGACGGGAAAATCCGCATGGATCCCTCGTCCAAATATCCCATGAGCCCGCTGATTGATTATGTGAAAAGCGGTAAATACGATTTTGCCGGTGCCAGCGACCCGGACGCCGACCGCTTCGGCTGTGCCACCCAAAAAGGCGGTTTAATCTCGCCGAACCATGCGCTTTGTGTAATGGCTGATTACTTAATTCGTCACTTCCGTATTCGCGATGCACACTCCCTGGGACGCACCTTGGGCACGACTTCGTTGTTGGATCGTATCGCCGACGAACATGGCATGAGACTTGATGAAGTAAATGTAGGTTTTAAGTATTTTGTGGAAGGCATCGTTCGCCGCAGATATGTACTCGCCGGTGAAGAAAGTGCGGGTATGTCCGTCAGCGGTTGGACTCCGGAAAAAGATGGCATTTTGGCTGTTTGTTTGCTGATGGAAATTATGGCGGCGGAAGGCGATATCGCCGACTTGTATGCCAAAATTACCGAGAAACACGGCACTCCGTACTATGTGCGGGTAGATGTGCCCACCGATGATGAAACCAAAGCGCGTGTAAAAGCCTTGCGTGCTAAAGATTTTGCGGAAGTGTACCAGGTTGCCGGGGAACGCGTAACTCGCGTGCGGGATACGGACGGTATCAAAGTTTATCTGCAATCTTCTTGGTTTTTGGTGCGCCCGTCCGGCACGGAAAATATTTTGAAAATCTATGCCGAAACTTTTGTCAGCCAAAAGCATTTGGAAAACCTGATAGAAGAAGCCAAAGGTTTGTTGAAATAG